The Xiphophorus maculatus strain JP 163 A chromosome 5, X_maculatus-5.0-male, whole genome shotgun sequence nucleotide sequence TTTTGTTCTTGCTGCATTTGGCACGTCATTGCCACCTAATCGGCAGGCGGGATCTGGTTGTGAAATATCTTCCATTGTAGTTCACTGACGAGCACAGAACAGCTAACTGTTTGATTTGATGGCAATGACAGATAAGTGTTCAGATGAGCATGCAAAGATGCAAGatgaaaaatggtcaaaatttTGGACTTGAAGCCAAACTTGACATCTTTTCCTCACTGAGACGCACGTTTGACGGGAGTGAGTTACGAACGCCATAAAAACACCCTTCAGGTCAGCCAGCATCCCACGGTTGCAGTGGTATAGCACCTATTTGCTGACGTTTAACACTTTTTAAGACCTCCACTACtagttgttgtttgtttcttgtttccttttaTAGGTTTTGTAAACTGAACCAGACTTCAGGAAAGTCTCACGAGGACAGTATTTGGAATTTAAGAtgtttgaaaatagtttttttttaggatATTTTTGCAAACCCTGAATTTTATGGATTTCAAATATAAGTTCATATCAATTCCAGATAAGCAGGAAATGAACTGGAAAATTGCCTCGTATTGGATACAACAGGTCCCCAGTGGGTTCCACATAAATTTCCCCTGTAACTCTGATGCACTGTAACTCTGATGCAGGTAAACTCTGGCTATAAAGTGGGACCATATGGGCCCCAAATGAGTCGCCATTTGAACCGAATTTAACACTAATCTGAGACCCCACAAAGGCGTACTTATGGCTATAGTTTTACTGATATTTACTTTCCCATACCAGAAGCCCATTGTGACCCCAGGGCTAAGTAATGATAGGAATGggtaattattgttttgtttttaattatgtgGGGAGAAGGGGGGGAAAGATGTGATGAGAATAAACTCTGACGTTTGGAGCCACAAAAACTGACTTTGATGTTGGAGAGCATCATTTGAAATTCCAGCTAACTGCagattttctgtgctgtttaaCAGTAACGACCTCAATGATGGCGTAAGTGATGAGCAATATTTGTTTATGGGGCTCTAAATATGTTCAATAGTGCTActaaaaagaccaaaaacacttgtgTCCTTTATTTGCAGTATTCATACAGGAAATTGGCAGCGAGAGAAAGGGAAACACATGCAGCTGAAGTCAGTAATGGAGCCTCATACGGCTAGGTTGAGGAATAATTGCCTCTGGATACGGGGCACCTGCTCTACTGTTTTGCAACGCACCATccggaaacatttatttttagggtggtaaacatttatttacttttgtgaaGCAGCCTCTTAACATTATTAACAACTTAATAAGCAGCAGGTATTAAagattctatgttttgttttaaaaagaaaaaaaatccagtgagagcattttagattttcaaatgGAGCCGGAGCAATAACACGTCCAGATTCCAAAATAGTGGAACAGCTTTGAGTTTCTTCGTCTGTGAAACATGCACATAATAAGACCTGACTACTGCAGTAGAGTTTTCATTGTAAACAAACCTCGTAGCAATTTCTGGTACACCACAAAACCTGAAAATTCAGTGTGGaattttgaaatagaaaatgtgTGGGAACCTTCATCATCAACTTTTGTCACTATTACCCATCACTACTACAGAACCAAACCTCCAAACGCCTCAACTGGGTTACCGGTACAGTTGAGTCCAAATGATTCATACTTCTAgtagatttacatttttttcattcaaccaaaagGTTTCTGTCTGATTGTAAATGACAGACATTTcacaccaaaaaataaaaagacaagttaaAAAGGACatccttttctctgtttcatttacatttttacaaaaaattccTGTAATTAAAATTATACACACCTTTCTCAATTGTCGGTGGAAAAACTTTTATTGGCATTAAACCTTTCTTAAAATGGCTGAGCAGGTTTTTGCATGCGTCTATTGGTTTtttgactatttattttttggtaataaGCCTATTTGATTAgaggtttttaatcaaatggcCTGCTTGCCAttaccctaatctttagctagGTTCACAGATCATCAGATTCAAGTCACGACTCTGGCTTGGTCGCTGCAAAGCATAAATTGTGCCTCCAGTCTGAAGAAACATGCTGTTCAACATGCTGCCCaactgctgctttgtttttgggGCATTTCAGTGAATGCATTGGAGTATCACGTATGATACTGCTGCATGCTGCATTGTAGCATTTtggatccttttttttctgtactgaTGAAGACACTTCTAGAAATGATGGGGAACTTtctgaaaatgacaaatgtaAAGATAATGTTGAGAAACCTTGTAGATGATGCATACCTTTCAATCAGTACATTCCAGTTGAGACGCTACCAGAAGGCCGAACTGGCTTAGTCCCCGTCAGCTGGACGCATGGGGGAACATGAGAAGCGTTACACCGCTGTTAGCCGAAGCTGTTTTCACCATCTTGTGCACAACTCGCTTGGTGGTCTGAGTCGTGAGAAAGTCTTCTCTCGACAATCAGTGGCTGTTGCTTTGTTCCCCTTTCAAAAGATGGTGAATGATTCTGTGTTTTGCAATTCACTGTAATAATGGGAAACTACATagtaattgcaaaaaaaaaaacacaaaacagaaatgcattttttttatatatatcaaTGCTGTGACCAACAAGCCAATAGAAGCAGCAAATATGCAAGAAGTTTCTTCTGCAATTAATGAGTTAAAccatgtgggttttttttttcttccctcctctgagtgttattttttttttgtttctcaggtGAAAGGCCATTCCACTGCACTCAGTGTGGGGCCTCCTTCACCCAGAAGGGAAACCTGCTTCGCCACATCAAACTGCACTCCGGAGAGAAGCCTTTCAAATGCCCGATGTGCAGCTACGCCTGCCGACGACGCGACGCTCTCAGCGGGCACCTGCGCACCCATTCTGGTAGCAGCCAGCCACATGCATGCGTTCTTAATCactcagcacacacacacagcgtcAACGCGCTCATATATCGTATGCACCTGCGAACAATGCCATGTCAGTTATTCCTTTGAGTCTAGGTTTTCTCTCCCTTTTGAATCTCGGCTTGTGAGGGTTTGCGGGAGGGCTCTTGGCTTTTCCAGTAACAGCCCCGCCATGCAATCTTGCAAACAACACACATCGCATTATGATATCTTTTACTCAATCACCTCTGGAAACTTACTCATTCTCTTTCAGGTCAcgtgttttttttggtttttttttacctgccgtccgtttcaaaacataaaagcaaaaagaaacacctCATCAGTTTTTGAGCGAAACTGCACACTTTGTGAAATCATATGTGCTGTGCCAGTTTTCATGCCGTTGATGTTTTTGGTGATTAACTGAAACTCTTGCTCGCAGTAGAGAAGCCCTTCAAGTGCAACCACTGCAGTCGCAGCTACAAGCAGCGGAGCTCCCTCGACGAGCACAGAGAGAGGTGCCATGTGTACATTCAGAGCAAAGGTCCCGCCGAGAGAGGTGAGCAGCCGTCACACTCTCTGAAAACATCTCCGAAACTTCACACATGCAGCTGCTGCATCCATCAAGTCCACAAAAACacgttgttgctttttttttttttttttttttcgtgagCGTACACAGCGGGCGTGCAGTTAAAAAGCCAGCAGATCCTGTTTTTATGGCCTCATTAAATTAATGAACTTATAGCTGGTGCCCCATGATTACAGACTAAATAGGTTATGGCTGCTGTGGTGTGATGGCTCAGTGCAGCGGAGACCGCTTCTCATCTCTGTATCAGCAAAGGGGAAGCCAAATAGGGCAAACGTTTGAGCCCAGGCCGGCCCAGCGCAGGCACGCTCGCGTAAGACGTCAGCCCCCGCTGCCGACTGTGCCTTATTGTACCAGCAGGACAGTTGCACGATTGCAACACAGAAGGAGGCGCACTGTTTCTGTGGTCACCGAATGTCGTAAGTTTTGCTTGATAGTGCTGTAGTGGTGAGGAAGTACATCCTCATCCTGTGGTCTCTCCTCCTTCACtgatgaggtaaaaaaaaaaaaaaaaaaaccaggaaGTGAGGTCAGAGGAGCGTCTAATGTCAAATTAATATGTTGTTCCTCCTTGttggtttatttatgtatttgcgCTTCATTTTATGAAGAGCAGTGGCTTGGCAACAGGTCTTCATTTCCTTGACATTGCTGTCgactttctttctattttcttactcttttctctttttttttttttgtctttttgtggtCAAGCAGAGGACAGCCACACAGCCAGGTCTCAGATGGGCTCAGAGCGCGCGCTGCTTCTCGACAGGCTCGCCAGCAACGTTGCCAAGCGGAAAAGTTCAATGCCACAGAAGTTCACTGGTAAGAGCAAGCACAGTGGCATACCTCAAACTGCAAAAAGGGCATACTTTTGTAAAGCAACCTTATTTAACATGCTATGTTCTTacgtttgtgttttaaatgaaattacacCTATTTTCAAACTAGCTTTTGCTGcaattgctgctgttgttttgacATGTtaacagtgccttgcaaaagtcttGATACCCCCtgaattttctgctttttgtaacattaaaactacacacttcagtgtatttatttggagtttgatgcgacagaccaacaaaaattAGAACATGATTGTATTTTGCTTTGATCTCAATCACTCCGTTGTAGCCCTTGGTTCATTTCCATAACACTTTTCCCAGAATTGCCTTGTATTTAACTCCATGCATCTTCCTATCATCACTGTCTCTTCTTGCGAaacaaaagcattcccacagtatgatgctgccaccaacatCTTCTGTATGTAGGTCAAAAATGTAGTTTGGGGTTATCCTCTTTTCCTACCTGAGTAAGAGTAACTGgtgcctcttggctgcttctctaaaaaaaatcttctcctTGCCCAGCCTGTCAACTTTAAGTGACACCCTTGTCTTAGCAGAAAATAATTGAGCTGTACTCATTTTAATATACGTTTCATATAGTGAATTGATCACTTTATGATGTTGGAAACTTGGCATGTTATGTCTTAATGTGTCCCGGTTCCAACCTTATCCCAGAGCTCTGTGCTGTGTTCCCTGGTCTTGGTCAGGCTGTTCCTTCATTAATGCCAAAACTGTGTTTCCCCTTGGGAATGATGTGTTCAGAATAATGAGGCCAAAAGGTTCTCTTCTAATGGCACATATTTATTGTGTCGTCCGTAAAATAACAtgactttaaacttctccacagccTGATGAGGCTGtttattcactaatgttctctaataaacctTTGAGGTTTTCGCAGAACAGCTGGAGtcatactgagattaaattacacacaggtggagttTATGTACTGATGAGGTGCAGGAAATGGTTGGACTGGATTCTATTTAGGGGTAGCAGATGAAAGGGGGAGAGGGCATATCACAACTTTTTAGGTTCTTTTCATTATAGAAGGGATGTTTGACAATTGTGCATCGTTTTCATTTGAATCGACATTTATAAGCtaattttttttggtctgtcacatacgATCCTGGTGAAATCAACTGAAGTGTGTGTATGTAACGTGTTAATGAGTTCAAAGTGGACGTAaccttttgcaaggcacttcATGTGTTAAGTTGCATCTATTTTCCCCAACAGCTCTTTCTGTAAATGCTGCTGCCTTTTTCTCAAGTTCACAACAGTTTGCTTGTAGCAATGCTTTAAAGATCTTTAAATAAAGAAGTCTattgtaaattatttctgtCTGCCTGAGCTTCTTGTTTGTCTGTGTATCTTTGCTGGCGTCTGTCTCCTGCCAGATGAGAACTGGGGCCAGAACACCTGGCTCACACCACAGAGTGCTTCCCACTGCTCTAGATTTTCTGCCCAGAGCGGTGTCAGTGTATATGTGACCGTCCATGGttaattgaacaaatttatgtaaaaaaaaaaaacagaaatatgattCTGAAAGTTCTCAGTAGTATTactcattttctttgctttgaatTGAACTCGGGTAATCCGCTGGAGTGATGAATGATCAGAAGCTATCAGTTTCAGTAAACGGCTGAGTTGGCGCTGCCATTTCCCAAACTTTATGAGCGTACGCACAATTTTTCAAGTCTCCTCTCACCTCTCTGGTTAAGCTCAACATTGGGGTTGTAGTTTCGCAATCACGCCTCAAGCTTCCCgcgagcacacacacacatgcacattaaCTAACACATACAACACTCCTACGTCTATCAGCTTGGCAAATGAAGTGAGATCTTTCAATATGACAACCACAGGGGAAAAGAGAAGTAAGAGAGTCTGCAACCACAGAGAAAGATAGAACAAGCGGGAGGCGAGAAACGTGAGCAGGTGTTTCTCTGTCGATACTTCTGTAGCAGCTGCAACAAAGACCTTCGTCTGCGCCGTCTGCTTCCTCTCAGCCCTCTGTCCTCTCCTGGCTCAGgatgttttcttgcttttaagCTTCTTTTGTCCCATGAAGTGCCTGCAATCCAGGTTAGCCAAATGGGGTGCACATTTTTTGCTCTGTGCGTGCTGCACACCAAAGCGAGGACCCCTGTGAGCCCCATCTGGATCTGTCTAAGCTCTTGCCCATCTGTAAGCAATAAGCGCtctgactgcagttttctgctgcttgtccatgtgcagtgccttgcaaaagtattcttaGCCCTTTGTCACtttgaaaccacaaacttcactgtattttattgggagtTTATGTGACAGACTAGCTATAGCgggatgaatacaaatgttCACTGCAGTAGAGATTTTAAACACCCTGACTtgttttcctcccacttcacaAGATtactttactttgtgttggtcagtcacacagcaaaaacacaaaatcttactttttgtctgatttctagtgcaaatatctttgtacacttgaaataagacaaaactaactaatacgtaacttttcagcaagatatacatTGTCTTAAGTtaatgattccttaatattgatgaaaaaaacactcgttataagtgaaataatctctgTGGAACAAGTCacttttcccatattataagttaAACTGCATTGATATTAATTCTAAGATATAATGCAAATAAGGTATTTGCACTAAAATTTGTAGaaaaactccaaaaaaatacattgatcTTTGTGgctgtaacgtgacaaaatgtaaccCTACTTTAACAAGGTACTGTAATGCTCTTCAGTGAAGTATGTGAAACCAGCCCATGTTGAATCTTCAGTGCTCTCTTGTCGTGTCACTGGTGTAGGCGACAACGGGGTCTGCCTGGACCTGAGCTTTAACAGGGAGCTGCTCCACCGATCTGACATAAAGGAACCTCCACCAGGCTCACCAGGGCCAGAGGGCCAGCTGCAGACAGTCCTTGCAGGCCCAGATGGCGACCCACCTCCCACCCACAGACCGTACCCCATCCCGTTAAACCGCACCGATATCAACCCAATCAGCCTCACCAACGGCCACAAGATGCCTCTTCTGGGCCTCCCTCATGGAGCACAGCCGCCCCTCGGCATGGACTCCTTCCACAACGACGCTTCCCAGATGACCCAGCCCGTCATGTACAGCTTGGGTCACCTGCTGGGGGGGATCAATCACCAGAACGGCGTCCCACACCCACACAGCCAGCCCATTCCACTGACGCCCCTCGAGGCCCTGCGGGTCATGCGGGCGGACGGAGAGTCCGGGGCACCGCCCGGAGCGGTGTACCCCTGCGGCCACTGCAGGGTGCTCTTCCTGGACTACGTCATGTACACCATCCACATGGGATGCCACGGCTTCCGCGATCCGCTCGAATGCAACGTTTGTGGCCACCGCAGCCGGGACCGTTACGAGTTCTCCTCCCACATAGCCCGCGGCGAGCACCGCCTAGAACTCAAGTAGACTGCATTCATGCACACAAACAGTCACCACCATGGAGACAGACAACGATTTAGTCATATAAGTAGCTGGTAGTATTAGAAATGAAAGCATAAAGTAGCGGCTCTGTCTGTCCTTGGCGTTTGTTAAAGTGTGTGTGAGTATAGATGTCGTGGGAGTGTGGCGGCTGTTCTTAGTCATCCATCTGAAAAGATGGCCTGTAAAGAGTTATCGCAGGAGTATTTCTACTCCTCAGCATGCATATATTTGTAAGTAACGGGGTTGTCTGTTTGCATAAAGCCACGTGTTTCACTcacacaaagcagcagaaagtaCCGTTTTTATGCTGTACCTAccgttttattttgtctgtataaagatgtaaaaaaaataaaagagcagtTCACACACAAGCTGCAGAGTGTTTAGAGATGTTCGAGTTTGCCAATtctgactgcaaaaaaaacaaaaacaaaaaaaaacccatcctATTATCTCGAAGGTCacatgtctctttttttaaggcTGTGGTTTTCAGAGATCTGCAGTTCACGGCTTCAAAGGACACCACTCTGCACCATGTGCTGGTTTCTCACTCCAGAATAATATACTCATTTAGCTTTCCCACGAGGTAGAAAAGCCTCTGTTTTACTGCTCGTAGTGCAGAATAGAATCATTTCAGCAAAATAAGGGAAACTATTCCAGTACCTTCAATGTAAATGAGTTCCTGGTTCATCAGATGAGAAACTGGTTCTATTTCACATCAGAGGTCTCTTCAGGTCATCATGATCTCAGGACGACGTGCTAAGGAGTCTCTGTCTAAATGAATAGTAGCTAACTTGTTATTCAGTTAGGAAAGGATGAGAGAAAGCacacaaattaatttcagtCAGCAGTTTCTCTTTCCTCCTCATTCTCACCTGACCCACAGAATGGATAGTAACAGTAAtccccgcagcatgatgctgccaccaatCATGCCAGTAAAACTCCAGATATGGGAATTTATCTGTGTGCagggcaaaaaaaatgttttaaaaaatgagggTTTTGTGGGAATTTTCAACgacacacttttaaaaacttccGCTGACGACCAAAATGTGCAGTGGGGAAGTTTtggtgaacacacacacacaaaaaaattgacAAGCCACAGAACTACTTCATCATGGCCGTGCGTCGGACTGCGCGTGCGTGTGGATGCACTTCGCCCACATGGCAGTGCAGGAACTCGTTCACGCCTTGCTGGCTTTAAGACCAGAAGAGGGTGTTAGcttcttccagctgctgcctcaCTATCTGTCCTCTCTATCAGAGCCAGTTCCCCTTTCTCTGTTTGGGTTTGAAGAGAAGTGACACTTGTGAGGCCAAACTGTCTTCACAGCTTCAATTCTACATGTCGAGTTAAAAAGCCAAGTCATTCATTACAACAGCACagctttgctgcttctcttttccCAAGTACAAGACGATGAATTCAAGGCATTCGTCTTCTGGGTAATGGTTAATTATACTGAGTAAATAAACTGACTAAAGCAGATGTAACGCCCGTTCATGGAAGTGTGAGTGGCATTTTTAATGAAGTAACGTGTTATTGAGTATTGAAGGGATCTGCTTCTGCCAAAAAGTCCCATTCCCAACATAAAACCCAGGGTTAAGAAGTTGGAGTCAATACATCATCAGAAGATGTCGGGTTTTTAGTGACATCTACTGACTGACACCTGGGACTCACACAAGATACTCAGAAGAGTTGtttacaaagcaaaaatgaaacaaataatctgtgatGTAGCGCTGGCTGGCTGAAACAGGTGAGAAGAC carries:
- the LOC102233592 gene encoding zinc finger protein Eos-like isoform X3 gives rise to the protein MSTDKHPKVTSPEEDKMEACSEAAEVNAQEEEEQTEDASVTVNGMHSDPVMDARVIKTEAEETDDTEHAVIVPKEEVEGDSEDGMEEGVDEDRTEEDNDEQRDEDGMNEPQDLSLVDYSRYEAASLPDGQTTGERPFHCTQCGASFTQKGNLLRHIKLHSGEKPFKCPMCSYACRRRDALSGHLRTHSVEKPFKCNHCSRSYKQRSSLDEHRERCHVYIQSKGPAEREDSHTARSQMGSERALLLDRLASNVAKRKSSMPQKFTGDNGVCLDLSFNRELLHRSDIKEPPPGSPGPEGQLQTVLAGPDGDPPPTHRPYPIPLNRTDINPISLTNGHKMPLLGLPHGAQPPLGMDSFHNDASQMTQPVMYSLGHLLGGINHQNGVPHPHSQPIPLTPLEALRVMRADGESGAPPGAVYPCGHCRVLFLDYVMYTIHMGCHGFRDPLECNVCGHRSRDRYEFSSHIARGEHRLELK
- the LOC102233592 gene encoding zinc finger protein Eos-like isoform X2, with product MSTDKHPKVTSPEEDKMACSEAAEVNAQEEEEQTEDASVTVNGMHSDPVMDARVIKTEAEETDDTEHAVIVPKEEVEGDSEDGMEEGVDEDRTEEDNDEQRDEDGMNEPQDLSLVDYSRYEAASLPDGQTTGALDEAADGGYAPGSTAARIPTQGKLSCDICGLSCISINVLLVHKRSHTGERPFHCTQCGASFTQKGNLLRHIKLHSGEKPFKCPMCSYACRRRDALSGHLRTHSVEKPFKCNHCSRSYKQRSSLDEHRERCHVYIQSKGPAEREDSHTARSQMGSERALLLDRLASNVAKRKSSMPQKFTGDNGVCLDLSFNRELLHRSDIKEPPPGSPGPEGQLQTVLAGPDGDPPPTHRPYPIPLNRTDINPISLTNGHKMPLLGLPHGAQPPLGMDSFHNDASQMTQPVMYSLGHLLGGINHQNGVPHPHSQPIPLTPLEALRVMRADGESGAPPGAVYPCGHCRVLFLDYVMYTIHMGCHGFRDPLECNVCGHRSRDRYEFSSHIARGEHRLELK
- the LOC102233592 gene encoding zinc finger protein Aiolos-like isoform X1 — encoded protein: MSTDKHPKVTSPEEDKMEACSEAAEVNAQEEEEQTEDASVTVNGMHSDPVMDARVIKTEAEETDDTEHAVIVPKEEVEGDSEDGMEEGVDEDRTEEDNDEQRDEDGMNEPQDLSLVDYSRYEAASLPDGQTTGALDEAADGGYAPGSTAARIPTQGKLSCDICGLSCISINVLLVHKRSHTGERPFHCTQCGASFTQKGNLLRHIKLHSGEKPFKCPMCSYACRRRDALSGHLRTHSVEKPFKCNHCSRSYKQRSSLDEHRERCHVYIQSKGPAEREDSHTARSQMGSERALLLDRLASNVAKRKSSMPQKFTGDNGVCLDLSFNRELLHRSDIKEPPPGSPGPEGQLQTVLAGPDGDPPPTHRPYPIPLNRTDINPISLTNGHKMPLLGLPHGAQPPLGMDSFHNDASQMTQPVMYSLGHLLGGINHQNGVPHPHSQPIPLTPLEALRVMRADGESGAPPGAVYPCGHCRVLFLDYVMYTIHMGCHGFRDPLECNVCGHRSRDRYEFSSHIARGEHRLELK